Part of the Salinimonas lutimaris genome, CGACTCAGCGGATATTCGTCAACAAATCCGGCAAAATGCGCCAGTTCATGCACCATGACCGAGTAGCTGTCAGAGATATCCAGAAACATAGCGCCATTATTAACATTGGCAATGCCTAAATCGCTGACCACAATAATATGCGTGGCTTCTCGTTTTTCAACTGCATCAGCCAGTGGGCGTAAATCGCAGCCAAGCCGCCCCTGCTGTTTGTAATTAGCGCTACAGGTAAATGCCTCGTCTTCAATCCATAACGGCGCAGCGATACAGATTCCCACATTATCCAGCCGCGTGTCATTTTGCCAGTCCTGATATAAATGGCTGGCCCGCTCAATTGACGACAATGACGTGGCAAACATCTGAATACGCTGATGGCACTGGGACGTCTTTGGCCAGGGCTGTGTGGTAACAGAAGCAAGTGTCTGGGGCTGAAAATGATGCATGACCCGGGTAAATCGCTGCGCCTGCTCATGACCGCTGTCGGCTGCGACCTGTAACCAGTGACCAGCCGCTTCGCGTTGATGCTGGCTCCATAACAGCCGCCCTAGTTTAAATGCGCTTTGCGGGTAATCCTGCGCGGTTTTTTCCAGCCAGGGTAACGCTGCATTCGGTTGTTGCTGTAACAGATACCAGTCGGCTAGAGCGGCCTGAGCAGGCTGATACCCCTGCTCAGCGGCTTTCATTAGCCACTTTTCCCGCTTTTGCGGTGCGTCAGTATCCATTGCGAATTCGAGCTGCGCTTCGGGTACATTGCCACGGGCCGCGAGCCGCATCAGGCTATCGGCAGATTGTTCTGGCCCGGCTTGCTGATATAGCAACCAGGCTGCCTCTGGATCATCTACCGATACCAGTTGTTCTAGCCAGTAGTCCCGAGCCCGGGCATCATCGGTTGTGGTTGCATAATCAAGCAGGCGAGCCTGGGCTTCACTGTTTCCATGACGAGTCGCCGCCCACAACAACGGGCCGGGAGACTCGGCTTCACTGGCATTAGCCAGCAGTTGAGCCGGATACAGACCGCTATCAGTACTGACAATAAGAAATGCCAGTAACGCAAAAATAATCGAACGCATAAATCGGCTAGTTCACTGCATCCTGGGGCTGGCGCAGCATATTGAGCTCAAGCCGGGCATACCGATATTCCACATAATCAAATACATTGGTACTTAAGGCCAACTTGAAATAATTGGCTGCTTTGCCATTATTGCCCTGGGCGGCGTGGTATTTACCCAGATAAAAATAGGCTTCACACAAACGTTCTGTCAGCGCCTGCTGCGTACTGACACCTTCAATCAATTTGCTCAGCAGGTCAGCCTCGCTGGCCTGACCTAAAAATAAATCGATGAGCGTTATGGCCCAGTGGTCGGCTTCAATAGTCTGTTTTGCCTGCTCAAGCTTCGTGCGGGCCTGTTCCGGATTATGTTGCTGGCGGGCGAAGTAAACCCACAGAGCCCGAAACGGATCGCTATCATCCTGTTGATAGAATGTGGCCAGGTCATCGGTGGCCAGGTCGGCCCGATCACCATAGTACAACGCAATCCCCCGGTTTAAAAAGGCAAAGTCATACTCAGGGTCGATATCCAGGGTAGAATCAAACGCTTCATACGCCTGAATAAACTCTTGCTGCTGAATAAAGTGAATACCAATAGAGTTATAGGCTTCGGCAAAATCCGGTTTAAGCTGCAGCGCCTGGCTGTAATCAAACTGAGCAAGGCCGGTCAGCCCTACGCTGTCATACAGCATGCCACGATGATAGTGCAGCTCAGCGCGTTCCTCATCGGTCAGTTTGGGACTGGTCAGAATCTGATTATAGCGGGCGATCGCCATTTGTGATCGCGGACTGACCGGAGCTGGCTCGGCAAGTAATAAATTACCCATCTGACTGGTGCTTTCTGGCTCAGGGACACTGGAACAGGCCGCCAGTCCGGCACATAATGAAAAAAGAATGAGACTTATAAGATTTCGCATGTTAAAAAAGGCATCATTGATAGTTAAAAACGAAGAGGCCTGGTGACAATTTGTGCAACCCGCAGCAACGTTATACTGCCAGCCTTTCCTGCGACATTTATGACAGGCGTCACCTTCGCCCATTTGCTATTAAAAGTAAAGCACATCTGATTTGATACAGGTAACACATGGACTCACAAAAAAAACAAGCTCTGATAGAACAGGCATTTAACGCTCAGGCCAACGCACACGCACCGTATTCGGGCTTTCAGGTTGGCGCGGCAGTATTGTCGGATAATGGCCAGATTCACGCCGGCTGCAATGTAGAAAATGCGGCCTACCCGCTGGGCCAGTGCGCTGAAGCAACAGCCATCGGGACTATGGTGGCTGCCGGTGGCAAAGGCATTAAAGCTATTGTCATTGCCAGCCCTTCTGATGAACTCTGTTTTCCCTGTGGGGGCTGCAGGCAAAAAATTGCTGAATTTGCCCATGATGACGTCGCCGTTATTATGGCAACCAGAACCGGTACTATAAAACAAGTCAGTATTGGCGAACTGCTACCTTATGCCTTTCGCAACACTGACCTGACCCACCGCTAGGCTTGCTTACCTTGCTGACGCGCTTCCAGGGCATCCAGCTGTTGCTGGGTGGCCGGAAGCTGATGTTCTGCTTTCCATTGTGAGTATGGCATCTTATACACCACTTCACGGGCCTGCTCGTAATCCATCTCTTCACCGCGCTCATTGGCTTCTGCCATATACCACTTGGCCAGACAGTTACGACAAAAATCTGCCAGTACCATCAGATCAATGTTCTGCACATCTTTATTGTTGTCCAGATGGCTTAACAGACGCCGAAATGCGGCGGCTTCTACTTCGGTTTGGGTTTGCTTATCCATTTTATTCTCCAAAAACAAAAGGAGGCCGCAGCCTCCTTTTTCAACATTAAATGTTAGTCAGACTGCGAAATTATTCGCCCTGACCTGCATCGTCCTGTTTTGGCGCTGGCTTTTCAAGCAGCTCTTTAATGCTCAGACGAACGCGGTTCTGACGGTCAATTTCCATCACTTTCACGTCAGTCATCTGGCCTTCTGACAGATAATCAGTCACCTTGTTAACACGCTCATGAGCGATTTGTGAAATGTGTACCAGACCTTCTTTACCTGGTAATACTTCAACAAACGCACCAAAATCAACGATACGGGTTACTTTGCCGTGGTAGGTTTTGCCTACTTCGATTTCTGCTGTTACCTGCTCGATCTTGCTGATAGCAATATCGGCTTTAGCACGTTCAGTAGCAAAAATCTTGATAGTACCGTCATCTTCGATTTCGATGTTGGTTTCTGACTCTTCGGTGATCTGACGAATCATCGCGCCGCCTTTACCAATGACATCGCGGATCTTGTCCTGATCGATCTTCATGGTGTAAATGCGCGGTGCAAATTCGCTCAGCTCATCACGGTGACCAGAGATAGCAGCATCCATCACTTTAAGGATGTGTAAACGGGCTTCTTTCGCCTGTTTCAGCGCAATCTGCATGATCTCTTTGGTAATACCTTCAATTTTGATATCCATCTGCAGCGCAGTGATACCATCAGTCGTACCGGCTACTTTAAAGTCCATATCACCCAGGTGATCTTCATCACCCAGAATGTCAGACAGAACCACAAAATTGTCGTCGCTCTTAACCAGACCCATTGCAATACCGGCAACCGATGACTTGATAGGTACACCAGCATCCATCAGCGCAAGTGAAGTACCACAAACAGAAGCCATTGATGAAGAACCGTTTGATTCAGTGATTTCAGAAACCACACGAACAACATACGGGAAATCTTCTTCGCTTGGCATCACTGCCTGAATACCGCGTTTGGCCAGACGACCGTGGCCGATTTCACGGCGCTTAGGAGAACCGATCATGCCGGTTTCGCCCACACAGTAAGGAGGGAAGTTGTAGTGCAGCATGAAGCGGCTGTCGCGCTTACCCTGCAGCTCGTCAATCATCTGTGCATCACGCTCTGTACCCAGAGTAGCAGCCACAATCGCCTGTGTTTCACCACGGGTGAACAGCGCTGAACCGTGAGTACGCGGTAAAATACCTGTAGCCACATCCAGTGCCCGAATCATAGCCGGATCACGGCCATCAATACGCGGCTCGCCAGACAAGATGCGTGAACGTACTACGTCACTTTCCAGGTCATGCAGCAGATCCAGCACTTCTTTTTGTTCCTGCGCTTCGTCCTGCTCCAGAATCTCAGCCAGGGCTTTTTCTTTAACGGCTGTAACTGCGTCTTTACGCGCCAGCTTATCAGAGATTTGGTAAGCTTCTGTCATACCGCTCAGAGCCGCAGCTTTAACTTTGTCTTTCAAAGATGTGTTTTCAGCAGGCGGCTGCCAGTCCCACGCTGGCGTGGCAACGTCGGCAGCAAATTCTTTAACCGCAGAAACCACTGACTGCATTTGCTCGTGACCGAACATCACCGCACCCAGCATGACATCTTCAGACAGAACGTCCGCTTCTGACTCAACCATCAGAACCGCACCTTCAGTACCGGCAACAACCAGATCCAGCTCACTTTCCGCTTGCTCAGACGCACGGGTGTTCAGGATGTACTCACCGTTTGAATAACCAACACGGGCAGCACCAATCGGGCCGTTAAACGGAATACCTGAGATGGCCAGTGCAGCAGACGTACCGATCAAAGATACGATATCGGTTGGAATTTCAGGGTTGGCAGACATCACAGTTACCACAACCTGAACTTCGTTTTTAAACCCTTCCGGGAATAGTGGACGAATCGGACGATCGATCAAACGTGCAATCAGTGTTTCGCCTTCTGAAGGACGACCTTCACGCTTGAAGAAACCACCAGGGATTTTACCAGCCGCATAGGCCTTTTCCTGATAGTTAACTGTTAATGGGAAGAAGTCCTGGTCTGGCTTGGCTTCTTTCTTACCCACCACAGTTACCAGCACGGCGGTATCGTCCATGCTGGCCATTACAGACGCGGTTGCCTGACGGGCAATCACGCCGGTCTCTAATGTGACAGTATGCTGACCATACTGGAATGATTTTGTAATAGGAGTCACTATTTGTCCTTTAAATATCTGTCTTTTCTATTTTCGCTTTTCAACGCGGCGCATAGTATAGCCCCGAAACAGGCCTAATACCATTGTCGATGGCGAATTCCACCCGCTATTCAACAGGTCAGTCCGGTCCCCGCCAGCGGCACCGATTCACCGGCTTAGTCAACCGGTGAGAATGCCGTTACCCTATCAGCGAAATGCAGGCATGCCAAGCATCGGTTATCAATGCCCTGTTTTTTTAAAAAAGAATCAGTTAACAAATCGCTGGATTCAGGATAAATTAACCTTAACTGGTGGATTTTTCATCAATT contains:
- the pnp gene encoding polyribonucleotide nucleotidyltransferase, translated to MTPITKSFQYGQHTVTLETGVIARQATASVMASMDDTAVLVTVVGKKEAKPDQDFFPLTVNYQEKAYAAGKIPGGFFKREGRPSEGETLIARLIDRPIRPLFPEGFKNEVQVVVTVMSANPEIPTDIVSLIGTSAALAISGIPFNGPIGAARVGYSNGEYILNTRASEQAESELDLVVAGTEGAVLMVESEADVLSEDVMLGAVMFGHEQMQSVVSAVKEFAADVATPAWDWQPPAENTSLKDKVKAAALSGMTEAYQISDKLARKDAVTAVKEKALAEILEQDEAQEQKEVLDLLHDLESDVVRSRILSGEPRIDGRDPAMIRALDVATGILPRTHGSALFTRGETQAIVAATLGTERDAQMIDELQGKRDSRFMLHYNFPPYCVGETGMIGSPKRREIGHGRLAKRGIQAVMPSEEDFPYVVRVVSEITESNGSSSMASVCGTSLALMDAGVPIKSSVAGIAMGLVKSDDNFVVLSDILGDEDHLGDMDFKVAGTTDGITALQMDIKIEGITKEIMQIALKQAKEARLHILKVMDAAISGHRDELSEFAPRIYTMKIDQDKIRDVIGKGGAMIRQITEESETNIEIEDDGTIKIFATERAKADIAISKIEQVTAEIEVGKTYHGKVTRIVDFGAFVEVLPGKEGLVHISQIAHERVNKVTDYLSEGQMTDVKVMEIDRQNRVRLSIKELLEKPAPKQDDAGQGE
- a CDS encoding tetratricopeptide repeat protein codes for the protein MRSIIFALLAFLIVSTDSGLYPAQLLANASEAESPGPLLWAATRHGNSEAQARLLDYATTTDDARARDYWLEQLVSVDDPEAAWLLYQQAGPEQSADSLMRLAARGNVPEAQLEFAMDTDAPQKREKWLMKAAEQGYQPAQAALADWYLLQQQPNAALPWLEKTAQDYPQSAFKLGRLLWSQHQREAAGHWLQVAADSGHEQAQRFTRVMHHFQPQTLASVTTQPWPKTSQCHQRIQMFATSLSSIERASHLYQDWQNDTRLDNVGICIAAPLWIEDEAFTCSANYKQQGRLGCDLRPLADAVEKREATHIIVVSDLGIANVNNGAMFLDISDSYSVMVHELAHFAGFVDEYPLSRSAARKHCKVTDAPNLVVDGKMTYRPVTTALRWQQSGRLTGISESKSCEAIGQKAYKPSRQITFLEHHDSGVIPPVYLRLWQQQLENPQAQRPVYMNLFQAFHYAGNQQAAGKWLDKYNAFTQPASAQPAAQEQGADDPAARPVAVD
- a CDS encoding DUF1244 domain-containing protein; this translates as MDKQTQTEVEAAAFRRLLSHLDNNKDVQNIDLMVLADFCRNCLAKWYMAEANERGEEMDYEQAREVVYKMPYSQWKAEHQLPATQQQLDALEARQQGKQA
- the cdd gene encoding cytidine deaminase, whose product is MDSQKKQALIEQAFNAQANAHAPYSGFQVGAAVLSDNGQIHAGCNVENAAYPLGQCAEATAIGTMVAAGGKGIKAIVIASPSDELCFPCGGCRQKIAEFAHDDVAVIMATRTGTIKQVSIGELLPYAFRNTDLTHR
- the nlpI gene encoding lipoprotein NlpI; this translates as MRNLISLILFSLCAGLAACSSVPEPESTSQMGNLLLAEPAPVSPRSQMAIARYNQILTSPKLTDEERAELHYHRGMLYDSVGLTGLAQFDYSQALQLKPDFAEAYNSIGIHFIQQQEFIQAYEAFDSTLDIDPEYDFAFLNRGIALYYGDRADLATDDLATFYQQDDSDPFRALWVYFARQQHNPEQARTKLEQAKQTIEADHWAITLIDLFLGQASEADLLSKLIEGVSTQQALTERLCEAYFYLGKYHAAQGNNGKAANYFKLALSTNVFDYVEYRYARLELNMLRQPQDAVN